A single region of the Hoeflea prorocentri genome encodes:
- a CDS encoding response regulator, with protein MNEALSTSAGKGAQTADAARILVVDDNSLSRKKMRMAVESLGHSADVAKNGLEALEALKSQAFDAVLLDIVMPEMDGFDVLAAMKADERMRDVPVIVISALDDETESVVKAIELGAEDFLPKNFDPVLLRARVESSLSKKRFRDQELEYFGRIERLTEAAEVLESGRFNPESLELDELANKDDPLGRLAAVFRGMAGEIYERELKLKRAIHTLQGAFLVIAVGLVWGLTPALSRMASGLGSNPLGLAIWVNGIAAVFCLGIAAYRGKLPRLNCSQFMFFVYWAIIAGILQRMTTFVVTEHVEAAMLSLIVTLQGFMVFAFAAVTRMEKATPRRLVGLLVGLIGVSLVLLTRFDMSNGAQSAWLLFAMLLPLLFAVEALVLAGKRPEHVDIFASVGLMMGLSACMLAPWAYFSGDLMPLGPQIGQLEVLVVLMGIVGAGSLLLAFHLIATAGAVFYSQSAYTMTIAGVVWGMLLLNEELSALAWIAFAIIAIGMYLVEPKASDEELVIKRSFNARD; from the coding sequence ATGAACGAGGCGCTCTCGACGTCTGCAGGCAAAGGCGCTCAAACCGCCGATGCTGCGCGGATTCTTGTGGTTGACGACAATAGTCTCAGTCGCAAGAAAATGCGGATGGCCGTCGAGAGCCTGGGACATTCCGCCGATGTTGCGAAGAACGGCCTGGAAGCGCTTGAAGCCCTGAAATCACAGGCGTTTGATGCTGTTCTGCTTGATATCGTCATGCCCGAGATGGATGGCTTTGATGTGCTTGCCGCTATGAAGGCGGATGAGCGGATGCGTGATGTTCCGGTCATCGTGATTTCGGCTCTTGATGATGAGACGGAGAGCGTCGTCAAGGCCATCGAACTGGGCGCGGAAGACTTCCTGCCGAAGAATTTCGATCCGGTACTCCTGCGCGCGCGCGTCGAGAGTTCCTTGTCGAAGAAACGGTTCCGCGATCAGGAGCTGGAGTATTTCGGCCGTATCGAGCGTTTGACGGAAGCCGCCGAAGTGCTTGAAAGCGGCAGGTTCAATCCTGAAAGCCTTGAACTCGATGAACTTGCAAACAAGGATGATCCGCTGGGGCGGCTGGCCGCCGTGTTTCGCGGCATGGCCGGCGAGATCTATGAGCGCGAACTGAAGCTCAAGCGCGCGATCCACACCTTGCAGGGAGCGTTCCTCGTGATCGCCGTCGGTCTTGTGTGGGGTCTGACACCGGCGCTTTCCCGCATGGCGTCCGGCCTTGGATCGAACCCCTTGGGTCTGGCCATCTGGGTCAATGGCATCGCCGCGGTGTTCTGCCTGGGGATTGCCGCCTACCGGGGAAAGCTTCCCAGGCTTAATTGCTCCCAATTCATGTTCTTCGTTTACTGGGCGATCATAGCCGGCATCCTGCAGCGCATGACGACCTTTGTCGTCACCGAGCACGTCGAGGCGGCGATGTTGTCTTTGATCGTCACGCTTCAGGGTTTCATGGTTTTTGCGTTTGCTGCCGTTACGCGCATGGAGAAGGCGACGCCCCGGCGTCTCGTCGGACTGCTCGTTGGCCTCATAGGCGTGTCGCTTGTCCTGCTGACGCGATTTGACATGTCGAACGGCGCTCAAAGTGCGTGGCTGCTCTTTGCCATGCTGCTGCCGTTGCTCTTTGCCGTCGAAGCCCTGGTGCTTGCCGGAAAGCGCCCCGAACATGTGGATATCTTTGCCTCCGTGGGGCTGATGATGGGGCTGTCGGCCTGCATGCTTGCGCCGTGGGCCTATTTCAGCGGGGATCTCATGCCGCTGGGTCCACAGATCGGGCAGCTCGAAGTCCTTGTTGTCCTGATGGGCATTGTCGGGGCGGGATCGTTGCTATTGGCCTTCCATCTGATCGCCACCGCCGGCGCGGTCTTCTACAGTCAAAGTGCCTACACCATGACGATCGCGGGTGTGGTCTGGGGCATGCTGTTGCTGAATGAGGAACTGTCCGCGCTGGCCTGGATCGCCTTTGCAATCATCGCGATCGGGATGTATCTGGTCGAGCCGAAGGCCAGCGATGAAGAGTTGGTCATCAAGCGGTCTTTCAACGCCCGAGACTAA
- a CDS encoding ArsR/SmtB family transcription factor: protein MILSHDSAFAALANPVRRQMLDELLGGSKTVRELGSGHDLTPGAISQHLKVLEEAQLIKRVVKGREHHCELSPAGLDPALEWVERHRAFWRQKLRSFGAHIDKGSGGETNG from the coding sequence ATGATTCTAAGTCACGATTCGGCTTTTGCTGCCCTTGCCAACCCGGTTCGCCGCCAGATGCTGGATGAGTTGCTGGGCGGCAGTAAGACGGTCAGGGAGTTGGGCAGCGGCCATGACCTGACGCCGGGCGCGATCTCTCAGCATCTGAAGGTTCTGGAAGAAGCACAGCTTATCAAGCGTGTGGTAAAGGGCCGAGAGCACCACTGCGAGCTGTCGCCGGCCGGCCTTGATCCGGCCCTCGAATGGGTCGAGCGGCATCGGGCGTTTTGGAGGCAGAAACTGAGATCCTTCGGCGCCCATATCGACAAGGGTTCCGGCGGAGAGACCAATGGGTGA
- a CDS encoding SRPBCC family protein, with translation MGDVPEDNYRVHESMWFNTDRETAFAGWTEPEAIASWFGPPGYKAEVLELDLVTGGRWRFRMVPEAGWPSHHAGRYVEIVRPGRLVFTWESEEDLHLTNGRETLVTVTFAEEAGGVRIDIIHERLPDRSAKEALSYGWRSGIERLEDWLRRLET, from the coding sequence ATGGGTGACGTTCCCGAAGACAATTACCGGGTCCATGAAAGCATGTGGTTCAATACCGATCGTGAGACGGCGTTTGCCGGCTGGACGGAACCGGAGGCCATTGCTTCCTGGTTCGGCCCGCCCGGCTACAAAGCCGAGGTTCTTGAACTGGACCTTGTGACAGGTGGGCGTTGGCGGTTTCGGATGGTTCCGGAGGCGGGTTGGCCATCGCATCATGCCGGTCGATATGTCGAGATAGTCCGGCCGGGCAGATTGGTGTTCACGTGGGAAAGCGAGGAGGACCTGCATCTGACAAATGGGCGCGAGACTCTTGTCACCGTGACATTTGCAGAGGAGGCCGGCGGTGTGCGGATCGATATCATACATGAGCGATTGCCGGATCGATCAGCGAAGGAGGCGCTTTCCTACGGGTGGCGCAGCGGCATCGAACGTCTCGAGGACTGGCTCAGGAGGCTTGAAACATGA
- a CDS encoding GFA family protein — MTSHITGGCACGAVRYEAANDIEFSFNCHCRKCQHSTGTGHSSAFALPVSTVRVQGEIREFEAGSDAGAATFSGFCPICGSPMTSRTERFPERIYFHAATLDDPTVFSPMFTVFENCAQPWDPPRKDLEPASH; from the coding sequence ATGACAAGTCACATCACCGGCGGATGCGCCTGCGGCGCGGTGCGATATGAGGCTGCCAACGATATCGAATTCTCCTTCAACTGCCACTGCCGCAAGTGCCAACATTCGACCGGGACGGGACATTCTTCCGCTTTTGCCTTGCCCGTGTCGACGGTGCGGGTTCAAGGCGAAATCAGGGAATTCGAGGCTGGGAGCGACGCCGGAGCCGCGACGTTTTCCGGTTTTTGCCCGATATGCGGCTCTCCGATGACCAGCCGGACGGAGCGGTTTCCTGAGCGGATATACTTTCATGCCGCGACATTGGATGATCCAACGGTTTTCAGCCCGATGTTCACGGTCTTTGAAAATTGTGCGCAACCATGGGACCCGCCTCGAAAAGACCTCGAACCCGCCTCGCATTGA
- a CDS encoding dihydrofolate reductase family protein — MRDLSILTFVTLDGVMQAPSMPEEDRSSGFIKGGWAAPYWEDVMEQVQKEAMAVPYDMLFGRKTYELFAGHWPEAEESPTARMMNSARKYVVTSTLKDLTWNNSVAISGDIANAVSRLKNEDGPLLQIHGSWELIQTLLSHDLIDEFRLWTFPVTVGSGKRLFGQNSPSAQLSLVKSQACKNGAIMSVYRRNTKEDQNRALSE, encoded by the coding sequence GTGAGAGACCTATCGATTTTGACTTTCGTTACGCTGGATGGCGTCATGCAGGCACCGAGCATGCCCGAGGAAGACCGGTCCAGCGGCTTTATAAAAGGCGGTTGGGCCGCTCCCTACTGGGAAGATGTTATGGAGCAGGTGCAAAAGGAAGCCATGGCCGTACCCTACGACATGCTGTTCGGCCGCAAAACCTATGAGCTTTTTGCCGGCCACTGGCCGGAAGCTGAAGAAAGTCCGACCGCGCGCATGATGAATTCAGCCAGAAAATATGTGGTGACGTCGACGCTGAAAGATCTGACGTGGAACAATTCCGTCGCGATCTCTGGCGACATTGCGAATGCCGTTTCGCGATTGAAAAACGAAGATGGCCCGCTTTTGCAAATTCACGGAAGTTGGGAGCTCATCCAGACCCTTCTTTCCCATGATTTGATCGACGAATTCCGCCTATGGACCTTTCCGGTGACAGTCGGATCAGGCAAGCGGCTATTCGGGCAAAACAGCCCTTCGGCGCAGCTTTCGCTTGTCAAATCGCAGGCCTGTAAAAATGGCGCAATCATGAGTGTCTACAGACGCAACACGAAGGAAGACCAGAACCGTGCATTGAGTGAATAG
- a CDS encoding SRPBCC family protein has protein sequence MTDYPIPLIVRRDIAAPRERIFKAFTRPELLKQWFTPSTDISVEALTFDFTPNGEFRLRYVMPDGRNPEVAGVFQRIEPPELIAMTWIWQAPDPLENIPMEVTFEFLDKADVTEIVITHKGIPSDTACTIHANGWEGTLTVLAGFLKKETDR, from the coding sequence GTGACGGATTACCCCATCCCGTTGATTGTGCGCCGTGACATAGCAGCGCCGCGCGAACGCATATTTAAGGCCTTCACGCGGCCGGAGCTCCTTAAACAATGGTTCACGCCCAGTACGGATATTTCAGTGGAAGCGCTGACGTTCGACTTCACACCGAACGGCGAGTTTCGGCTCCGCTACGTTATGCCCGACGGCCGAAACCCGGAAGTTGCCGGCGTGTTCCAGCGGATTGAACCGCCCGAACTCATTGCCATGACATGGATCTGGCAAGCGCCGGATCCGCTTGAAAACATACCAATGGAAGTCACGTTCGAGTTTCTCGACAAGGCGGACGTGACTGAAATTGTCATTACGCACAAAGGAATCCCGTCGGACACGGCATGCACCATCCATGCCAACGGATGGGAGGGCACCCTCACCGTTCTCGCAGGGTTTCTGAAAAAGGAGACCGACCGGTGA
- a CDS encoding ArsR/SmtB family transcription factor: MAIQYQAALDRAFHALGDGTRRQMISMLAHDGALSANQLRAPFNVAQPTISKHLKVLEAAGMVRREIVGRVHRFHLQTKTLREAEDWIAEHRTFWEGTLERLEAFVCSDDEAGGGR, from the coding sequence ATGGCTATTCAATATCAAGCGGCGCTTGATCGCGCCTTTCACGCACTCGGTGATGGCACCAGACGTCAGATGATTTCCATGCTGGCCCACGATGGCGCTCTGTCGGCCAACCAGTTGCGCGCACCCTTCAACGTCGCCCAGCCGACCATCTCCAAACATCTCAAGGTGCTCGAAGCAGCCGGCATGGTCCGTCGTGAAATCGTCGGACGCGTGCACCGGTTTCACTTGCAAACAAAGACACTGCGGGAGGCTGAGGACTGGATAGCAGAACACCGTACATTCTGGGAAGGCACGCTGGAACGCCTGGAAGCATTTGTTTGCTCAGATGATGAGGCAGGAGGCGGCCGGTGA
- a CDS encoding Rieske 2Fe-2S domain-containing protein, producing the protein MGWIAGGLCADVPPGTVVPICVDGVDLAVWCSQKGTFSAWGDRCPHRGMRLSHGFVRGETLSCIYHGWQYDEAGSCAYIPAHPALTPPKTICAKSYLCSAKDGVIWVSLTETTKEPPDIGNRKPVRSLPFDCSPGDLGRLLKTNLHPVIVVGGSSDLALAVQPVSDRTCMVHALAAEGHDPKAVSRQLEDMRRAFEEQAA; encoded by the coding sequence ATGGGTTGGATTGCGGGGGGCCTGTGTGCCGATGTTCCGCCGGGCACGGTGGTGCCGATCTGTGTCGATGGTGTAGACCTCGCAGTCTGGTGCTCGCAAAAGGGTACCTTCAGCGCCTGGGGCGACCGCTGCCCGCACCGCGGCATGAGATTGTCCCACGGCTTTGTGCGGGGTGAAACGCTGTCCTGCATTTACCATGGATGGCAGTATGACGAAGCGGGAAGCTGCGCCTACATTCCGGCACACCCGGCGCTGACTCCACCGAAAACGATCTGCGCCAAAAGCTATTTGTGCAGCGCTAAAGACGGCGTTATCTGGGTTTCGCTTACAGAGACAACAAAAGAGCCTCCAGATATCGGAAACCGGAAACCCGTTCGGTCTCTTCCATTCGATTGTTCGCCAGGCGATCTTGGCCGTCTGCTCAAGACCAACCTTCATCCTGTTATTGTTGTCGGCGGCAGTTCCGATCTGGCTTTGGCCGTCCAACCGGTCTCCGATCGTACATGCATGGTGCACGCCCTTGCTGCCGAGGGCCACGATCCAAAAGCCGTCTCCAGACAGCTTGAAGACATGAGGCGTGCGTTTGAGGAACAGGCGGCATGA
- a CDS encoding aromatic ring-hydroxylating oxygenase subunit alpha, with protein MTGNAENHWYPVAMLSGLTEARETLLLGRQITVGPGEDVAWAKSADGSPMPVVERFGHLWTCPGEPRKDLFSIPEADAPGRRLVDVGSVKVRCSPLRAVENFLDIAHFPFVHTDILGAEPHTEVERYEVEIQDDTDEVWAKKVKFHQPQAAKSATTGIMTEYMYRVPEPTCSVLYKTCPPRPGEWDIITLFVQPLTEEWCEVWPWMALYDDESTMSEMVSFQQMIFLQDRSILENQIPRKLPLDPGMEVPTQADMTSVAYRRWLKKIGFGYGAQLVAA; from the coding sequence ATGACGGGAAACGCCGAGAACCACTGGTATCCCGTAGCCATGCTGTCGGGGCTCACCGAGGCGCGAGAAACGCTCTTGCTCGGCCGGCAGATAACCGTCGGGCCCGGTGAGGATGTAGCATGGGCCAAATCCGCGGACGGGTCGCCCATGCCGGTTGTCGAGCGATTTGGCCATTTGTGGACTTGCCCGGGAGAACCGCGCAAGGATCTTTTCTCGATACCAGAAGCAGATGCGCCCGGCAGGCGGCTTGTGGATGTCGGCTCGGTCAAGGTCCGCTGTTCGCCGCTGAGAGCTGTCGAGAACTTTCTCGACATAGCGCATTTTCCCTTCGTTCATACGGATATCCTCGGCGCAGAACCCCATACCGAGGTCGAGCGCTATGAGGTGGAGATTCAGGACGACACGGATGAGGTCTGGGCCAAGAAGGTCAAGTTTCACCAGCCGCAGGCGGCAAAATCGGCAACAACCGGGATTATGACCGAATATATGTATCGGGTCCCCGAGCCGACATGCTCGGTACTCTACAAGACTTGCCCGCCGAGGCCCGGCGAATGGGACATCATCACTCTTTTTGTGCAACCGCTGACGGAGGAGTGGTGTGAGGTCTGGCCATGGATGGCCCTTTATGACGACGAGAGCACCATGTCGGAGATGGTGAGTTTCCAGCAGATGATCTTCTTGCAGGACAGGTCAATTCTTGAAAATCAGATCCCCAGGAAGCTGCCGCTGGACCCTGGTATGGAGGTTCCCACCCAGGCCGATATGACATCGGTGGCGTATCGCCGGTGGTTGAAAAAGATAGGCTTTGGCTACGGCGCGCAATTGGTGGCCGCATGA
- a CDS encoding glutathione S-transferase family protein, with amino-acid sequence MILHDYVLSASCYKVRLMAALLGQKLTLKAVNFHPAREHKSPEMLELNPAGTLPVLVDGDVILTDSVEILRYMTRGVPQWHTDDESWFGFAATLNDTLGLARLHDILGYEADIEDARKQGVASLRFLEAALADRRFDGGMFLTGPDPTIADIVCFPNTALAPDGGVSLDLYPSIRLWMRAIRSLPGFIEMPGIHRLHELSPVPQAQISVSESVPS; translated from the coding sequence ATGATCCTCCATGACTATGTACTGAGTGCCAGTTGCTACAAGGTCCGGCTCATGGCCGCGCTGCTGGGGCAAAAGCTCACCTTAAAGGCGGTCAACTTTCACCCGGCGCGGGAACACAAATCGCCCGAGATGCTGGAGCTCAATCCAGCCGGCACGCTGCCTGTTCTGGTCGATGGCGACGTCATCCTGACCGACAGTGTGGAAATCCTGCGATATATGACACGTGGTGTTCCGCAATGGCATACGGACGATGAAAGCTGGTTCGGCTTCGCAGCCACGCTGAACGATACGTTGGGTCTGGCGCGGCTGCATGACATACTAGGGTATGAGGCCGATATCGAGGATGCCAGGAAACAGGGCGTCGCATCGCTTCGTTTTCTTGAAGCTGCCCTGGCGGATCGGCGCTTTGACGGTGGCATGTTCCTCACCGGACCAGATCCGACGATCGCTGACATCGTCTGCTTTCCCAACACTGCGCTCGCTCCCGATGGCGGTGTAAGCCTTGACCTTTATCCGTCCATCCGCCTGTGGATGCGCGCCATTCGATCATTGCCCGGATTTATCGAGATGCCCGGCATTCATCGGCTGCATGAACTCTCGCCGGTTCCGCAGGCTCAAATATCTGTATCCGAAAGTGTTCCGTCATGA
- a CDS encoding amidohydrolase codes for MTALLLRKCDAIVTSALEPVRIGEDILCENGAVSAIGPDLHIPEGAQVIDGAGLFVYPGLVNTHHHFFQCFVRNRAELDWTRYSVIEWLDLIYPIFSRLTEDCFYHSSIVAMAELIKHGCTTAFDHQYCFPRHAGSRIIDRQFEAAELLGMRFHAGRGGNTLPKSEGSTIPDEMLESTDAFIADCERAIDTFHDPAPLSMRQVAVAPCQPVNCYRETFEQSVRLARDKGVMLHTHVGEGESPVIEKVHGMRTVDYCESIGFAGADTFYAHCWELSRDELEKLAASGTGVSHCPEPVYLVGAEVTDVPAMDALGVRLGLGCDGAASNDNSNLMHCIHSGYMLQCLAAATRQDPVPVPARFLGYATEGGASLLGRSDIGALRPGMAADLFAIDTRRLDFVGTRHDPISLPAKVGMGAPVDLTVINGRIVWKDGAFPDLDEGALFAAAETTLQTVLPDTKLRR; via the coding sequence ATGACTGCGCTGCTGCTTCGAAAGTGTGATGCGATCGTCACATCCGCGTTGGAGCCTGTGCGCATCGGTGAGGATATCCTGTGCGAAAATGGTGCTGTTTCCGCGATTGGGCCCGACCTCCACATTCCCGAAGGCGCGCAGGTGATCGATGGCGCCGGGCTCTTTGTCTATCCCGGACTCGTCAACACGCATCACCATTTTTTTCAATGTTTCGTGCGTAACAGGGCCGAACTCGACTGGACCCGTTACTCGGTCATCGAGTGGCTGGATCTGATCTATCCGATATTCTCGCGGCTGACCGAAGACTGCTTCTATCACAGTTCCATTGTCGCCATGGCCGAACTGATAAAACACGGATGCACAACGGCCTTTGACCATCAATATTGCTTTCCGCGCCATGCCGGCTCTCGCATTATCGACCGTCAATTCGAGGCGGCGGAGCTGCTGGGTATGCGTTTTCACGCCGGGCGCGGCGGCAACACGCTGCCCAAGTCAGAAGGCAGCACCATTCCGGATGAGATGCTGGAGAGTACCGACGCGTTCATTGCCGACTGTGAACGCGCGATTGACACGTTTCATGATCCTGCGCCGCTGTCGATGCGGCAGGTGGCTGTCGCGCCGTGCCAACCGGTCAATTGTTACCGGGAAACCTTCGAGCAATCGGTGCGGCTCGCCCGCGACAAGGGTGTTATGCTGCACACCCATGTGGGTGAGGGAGAAAGTCCGGTTATCGAGAAGGTTCATGGAATGCGGACCGTGGACTATTGCGAAAGCATCGGTTTCGCCGGGGCCGACACCTTCTACGCCCACTGCTGGGAACTGAGCCGTGACGAACTGGAAAAGCTCGCGGCCTCGGGCACGGGTGTGTCGCACTGCCCCGAACCGGTCTATCTGGTGGGTGCGGAGGTGACGGATGTGCCCGCGATGGACGCCCTTGGTGTGAGGCTGGGTCTGGGCTGTGACGGGGCTGCTTCCAACGACAATTCAAACCTCATGCACTGCATCCATTCCGGTTATATGTTGCAGTGCCTGGCAGCGGCGACACGCCAGGACCCGGTACCGGTTCCCGCCCGCTTCCTCGGCTACGCTACAGAAGGCGGCGCTTCGCTTCTCGGTCGCTCCGACATTGGAGCCCTGCGACCAGGGATGGCCGCCGATCTCTTCGCCATTGATACCCGCAGGCTGGATTTTGTCGGAACACGGCACGATCCGATCAGCCTGCCTGCGAAGGTGGGCATGGGCGCGCCGGTTGATCTTACCGTGATCAATGGGCGGATCGTCTGGAAAGACGGCGCATTCCCGGATCTGGACGAAGGCGCGCTGTTCGCCGCCGCCGAAACCACGCTTCAAACTGTACTGCCCG